In Gemmatimonadetes bacterium T265, one DNA window encodes the following:
- a CDS encoding spore photoproduct lyase encodes MPERVLFTRDALAERWGRQIFGRVTALGLPAEALRGNRLPSVAGDDPRATYRAAKRTLAVVNAPAGQLKLAPIPPSADWQFHLAQGCPAHCHYCYLAGSLAGPPLVRAYGNLDAILGNLAGYVGRPTGARAAAEWGGDGAGLDGGALTTFEASCYTDPLALEHLTGSLGEAVVRFGTDPALERARLRWTTKFSSPALVAPLLGLPHAGRTRCRVSLNADPVARRFEGGTAPVAERLAGAAQLAAAGYPVGLVLAPIMPVEGWEAEYGALLDAARAALPPEALAPRTRLTVECITHRYTEGSRGVLRGWYPNTALEMDDAKRTAKRTKFGNAKYVYPRDVMAELKGWFAAAVRERWPEAGWLYWT; translated from the coding sequence ATGCCGGAGCGCGTCCTGTTCACCAGGGACGCGCTCGCCGAGCGGTGGGGGCGGCAGATCTTCGGGCGGGTGACCGCGTTAGGCCTGCCGGCAGAGGCGCTCCGCGGCAACCGGCTGCCGAGCGTCGCGGGCGACGACCCGCGGGCGACGTACCGGGCCGCCAAGCGCACGCTCGCCGTCGTGAACGCGCCCGCCGGCCAGCTGAAGCTCGCGCCCATCCCGCCCTCGGCCGACTGGCAGTTCCACCTCGCGCAGGGGTGCCCGGCGCACTGCCACTACTGCTACCTCGCGGGCTCGCTCGCCGGCCCGCCGCTCGTGCGCGCGTACGGCAACCTCGACGCGATCCTCGGCAACCTCGCCGGCTACGTCGGGCGGCCGACGGGCGCGCGCGCGGCGGCCGAGTGGGGCGGCGACGGCGCGGGGCTCGACGGCGGGGCGCTGACTACGTTCGAGGCGAGCTGCTACACGGACCCGCTCGCCCTCGAGCACCTCACGGGCTCGTTAGGCGAAGCCGTCGTGCGCTTCGGCACCGACCCCGCGCTCGAGCGCGCGCGGCTCCGCTGGACGACGAAGTTCTCGTCGCCGGCGCTCGTCGCGCCGCTGCTGGGGCTGCCGCACGCGGGGCGCACGCGCTGCCGCGTCAGCCTCAACGCCGACCCGGTCGCGCGCCGCTTCGAGGGCGGGACGGCGCCGGTCGCCGAACGCCTCGCGGGGGCGGCGCAACTCGCCGCGGCGGGGTACCCGGTCGGGCTCGTGCTCGCGCCGATCATGCCGGTCGAGGGGTGGGAGGCGGAGTACGGCGCCCTGCTCGACGCCGCGCGCGCGGCGCTCCCGCCCGAGGCGCTCGCCCCCCGGACCCGCCTCACGGTCGAGTGCATCACGCACCGCTACACCGAGGGCTCGCGCGGGGTGCTCCGCGGGTGGTACCCGAACACCGCGCTCGAGATGGACGACGCGAAGCGCACGGCGAAGCGGACGAAGTTCGGGAACGCGAAGTACGTGTACCCCCGCGACGTGATGGCCGAGTTGAAGGGATGGTTCGCGGCGGCGGTGCGGGAGCGGTGGCCGGAGGCGGGGTGGTTGTACTGGACGTGA
- the gltP_1 gene encoding sodium:dicarboxylate symporter, which yields MMDRPSAPYNGPQPALRTAVPDSTDQPVARARRLPSATVLALLALAAGTALGAVATSTHNGALAGVVDALAPLGALWVNAIRMTLVPLVVSMLVTSVAGVADVGAVGRLGVRALVWFVVLLAGCALIAALAAPTLFRYVPVDASAAAALRAHATAAAGTPAEVPTLGGFLTGLVPANPLKAAVDGAMLPLIVFTLLFAAAVTRLAPEPRALVTGFFRAVSEAMLVVVGWVLALTPIGVLALAAGLGRDLGAGAIGAVGGYVLILCGLVTVVTLLCYPVAAAFGRVSMRTFARAVLPAQAVAVSSRSSLASLPALIAGFRATLGERPAVTGFVLPLAVSTFKLDTPVADLAGPLFLAHLYGVPLGPAQIATMTLVTVAMSFSNPGIPSGGLFVVTAPVLLAVGLPLDGIGLLIAADAIPDVFNTLVNVTGDMTVATILARDAEA from the coding sequence ATGATGGACCGGCCGTCCGCGCCGTACAACGGTCCCCAACCTGCCCTGCGCACCGCCGTGCCAGATTCGACCGACCAGCCCGTCGCCCGCGCCCGCCGTCTGCCGAGCGCGACCGTCCTCGCCCTCCTCGCGCTTGCCGCCGGCACCGCACTCGGCGCGGTCGCGACGAGCACCCACAACGGCGCGCTCGCCGGCGTGGTCGACGCGCTCGCGCCACTCGGCGCGCTCTGGGTCAACGCGATCCGGATGACCCTCGTTCCCCTCGTCGTTTCGATGCTCGTCACGAGCGTCGCGGGCGTGGCCGACGTCGGCGCGGTGGGGCGGCTCGGGGTCCGCGCGCTCGTCTGGTTCGTCGTCCTGCTCGCCGGCTGCGCGCTGATCGCCGCGCTCGCCGCGCCCACGCTCTTCCGCTACGTGCCCGTGGACGCGAGCGCGGCCGCCGCACTCCGCGCACACGCGACCGCCGCCGCCGGCACGCCGGCCGAGGTGCCCACGCTCGGCGGCTTCCTCACCGGCCTCGTCCCCGCCAACCCGCTCAAGGCCGCGGTCGACGGCGCGATGCTCCCGCTCATCGTCTTCACCCTGCTCTTCGCGGCCGCGGTGACGCGACTCGCGCCCGAGCCGCGCGCGCTCGTCACGGGGTTCTTCCGTGCGGTGAGCGAGGCGATGCTCGTCGTCGTCGGCTGGGTGCTCGCGCTCACCCCAATCGGCGTGCTCGCCCTCGCCGCCGGGTTAGGCCGCGACCTCGGCGCCGGGGCGATCGGCGCGGTCGGGGGCTACGTGCTGATCCTCTGCGGGCTCGTCACGGTCGTAACGCTGCTCTGCTACCCCGTCGCCGCCGCGTTCGGGCGCGTCTCGATGCGGACCTTCGCGCGCGCGGTACTCCCGGCCCAGGCCGTCGCGGTCAGCTCGCGTTCGTCGCTCGCCTCGCTCCCCGCGCTCATCGCCGGCTTCCGCGCGACGTTAGGCGAGCGCCCCGCGGTGACCGGCTTCGTGCTCCCCCTCGCCGTCTCGACGTTCAAGCTCGACACGCCGGTGGCCGACCTCGCCGGGCCGCTCTTCCTCGCCCACCTCTACGGCGTCCCGCTCGGCCCCGCCCAGATCGCGACGATGACGCTCGTCACGGTGGCGATGAGCTTCAGCAACCCGGGGATCCCGAGCGGCGGCCTCTTCGTCGTGACCGCGCCGGTGCTGCTCGCGGTGGGGCTGCCGTTAGACGGGATCGGGCTGCTGATCGCGGCGGACGCGATTCCGGACGTGTTCAACACGTTAGTCAACGTGACCGGCGACATGACCGTCGCGACGATCCTCGCGCGCGACGCCGAAGCCTGA
- the ptps gene encoding 6-carboxy-5,6,7,8-tetrahydropterin synthase → MTDFRMTDSPMTDAHADTPAETWEIWKEFTFEAAHRLPHVPEGHKCRRLHGHSFRVEVHVRGPLAGPAGWVMDFGDLKAAWAPVHAELDHYYLNDVPGLENPTSEVLARWLWRRLRPALPGLARVVVRETCTSGCSYAGAPPP, encoded by the coding sequence ATGACCGATTTCCGGATGACGGATTCGCCGATGACCGACGCCCACGCCGACACGCCCGCAGAAACGTGGGAGATCTGGAAGGAGTTCACGTTCGAGGCGGCGCACCGGCTGCCGCACGTGCCCGAGGGGCACAAGTGCCGGCGGCTGCACGGCCACTCCTTCCGGGTCGAGGTGCACGTGCGTGGGCCGCTCGCCGGGCCGGCCGGGTGGGTGATGGACTTCGGCGACCTCAAGGCCGCGTGGGCGCCTGTCCACGCGGAGCTCGACCACTACTACCTCAACGACGTGCCCGGACTGGAGAACCCGACGAGCGAGGTGCTCGCGCGCTGGCTGTGGCGGCGGCTCCGGCCGGCGCTGCCGGGGCTCGCGCGCGTCGTCGTGCGCGAGACGTGTACGTCGGGGT